From the genome of Methylocystis echinoides:
CGCGCCTATCTGGCGCTCTCGCGCGGCGTCTCGGTTCAGGAAATACGCCTGCGCGCCGGAGGGGTCCGGATTGACGGGCGCATCAGCCCCGGCGCGCTGAAGATCGTCTTCCTGAGGGCCGAAGAGATCAGGGTCCTGGGCAACCGCGTCAGTGGCGAGGCCATGGCGATTGCTTATGGCGGCAGCCGACTCGATGTGGCGGCGAATCGGCCTGGCTCGGCCGTTGCGCTGTATTTCAGTCCCGCGGTCGCGCGATGCGTCGTCACGGAAGAGGCGCTGCCAGCGCTGCGGCGGCGCATGGAGGGCCCGCTCGGCCTCGAGACGCTGCTTTCTCCGGTTACGCAAAGGGGGCGCGCGCTCGCACGCAGCGCGCGGGGTCTGCTCGAGCGGGCCAGAGAAAAGGGGGCGTGGACGCGCGCCTGGCCGCCTGCGCTGGAGGCGGAGGCGGTTGTCGAGACGAGCGCCGCCCTGATCCGCGACATCCTCGGCGACGACCGCTCGGCGGCGCAAACCAGCGTAAAACGCCGGCGCGAGCTTGCGCTCATGGTCGAAAATCTGCTTTGGGAGACGCCCTTCGACGACGGTCTTCGCCGGCTTTCGCTGGATGACGCGGCCGTCCGGCTGCGATGTTCGCGTCGCAGCATTCAGCTCGCCTTGCAGGACGAATTCGGTCTCGGCTTCACGGCGCTGAAGCGGCTGATCCGTCTGCAGCAGGTTCACGCCATTCTGCGGCGGCGGCCCGCCGGCCGCGGCGTCGGGCGTGTCGCTAAAGCCTACGAATTCAATCACCTCGGACGATTTGCCGGTCATTACCGGGACATGTTCGGGGTGTTGCCGTCTG
Proteins encoded in this window:
- a CDS encoding helix-turn-helix domain-containing protein, which gives rise to MNRAVEPTSVAHRETAAAPLVKEGRPRIYRLHAGALDLTRAYLALSRGVSVQEIRLRAGGVRIDGRISPGALKIVFLRAEEIRVLGNRVSGEAMAIAYGGSRLDVAANRPGSAVALYFSPAVARCVVTEEALPALRRRMEGPLGLETLLSPVTQRGRALARSARGLLERAREKGAWTRAWPPALEAEAVVETSAALIRDILGDDRSAAQTSVKRRRELALMVENLLWETPFDDGLRRLSLDDAAVRLRCSRRSIQLALQDEFGLGFTALKRLIRLQQVHAILRRRPAGRGVGRVAKAYEFNHLGRFAGHYRDMFGVLPSVELSPGSA